One part of the Solanum dulcamara chromosome 8, daSolDulc1.2, whole genome shotgun sequence genome encodes these proteins:
- the LOC129901228 gene encoding uncharacterized protein LOC129901228, translated as RGNQRDRDRERAQARGNHKSKTPKNDGLTPEQRRERDAKALQEKTKKKAAQAAGGWNIDKSESHNIKKK; from the exons CGTGGGAACCAAAGAGACCGAGATCGTGAAAGGGCACAAGCCAGGGGCAACCACAAGTCCAAGACGCCTAAAAATGATGGATTAACCCCTGAACAACGACGAGAAAG GGATGCAAAGGCACttcaagaaaagacaaaaaagaaAGCAGCACAAGCGGCAGGTGGATGGAATATTGACAAATCAGAAAGTCATAACATCAAGAAGAAATAG